A single Cucumis melo cultivar AY chromosome 4, USDA_Cmelo_AY_1.0, whole genome shotgun sequence DNA region contains:
- the LOC127149120 gene encoding uncharacterized protein LOC127149120 isoform X2 translates to MSYRPSNFMETDDMFLQFEDDLDNNIAGGSSSVGDNTESSSQQTTPTPRRRAQSRLLELERHVAINGRIPMTIAPGAEKPISPHAVRFSQAIGVCVRKTFPVRCLKWTDVGREYIEVVKGDLQVIKCTTHLYMISFETYLTLANLMCYVCNVQRFFVLDFNDQAMNRFVEHQMLTTFKEFRADCHTHFKKYSDPEEARANPPNALVGRDEEWHFLCDHYISRAFQEQSRTNKAARQKQPYNHSSGSKSFLQRQHELAERRGQPVDRVELFRETHVRAGTFVSQAAEDAHPIPEGSQPLSEDEICDQVLGRRPGYSKGLGWGPKPKARRTASASSSSTSCSQSTQKEIELQAKLHEALERIEVQDRNHQALASQVEAMKKMIEDLTRAQQGPPHDP, encoded by the exons atgtcatatcgaccatcaaattttatggagacggacgatatgttcctccagtttgaggacgatttagataataacatcgcgggagggtcatcatctgtgggcgacaatacgg agtcttcttctcaacaaacgactccgactcctaggagacgtgcgcagtctcgactcttggagttagagcgccacgttgcaataaatgggcgcattccgatgacgatcgcccctggagcggagaagcctatttctccacacgccgttcgcttcagccaggcgataggcgtgtgcgtgcgaaagacatttcccgtccgctgtcttaagtggacggacgttgggagagaatacattgaggtcgtcaagggcgacctccaggtaattaaatgcactacacatttatatatgatttcatttgaaacatatctaactttagccaatctaatgtgttatgtttgtaatgtgcagcgattctttgtgcttgatttcaatgatcaagcgatgaacaggtttgttgagcatcagatgctcacgacctttaaagagttccgggccgactgtcatacacatttcaaaaagtacagcgacccggaggaggctcgtgccaacccaccaaacgcattggttggacgtgatgaggaatggcacttcctctgcgaccattatatcagccgtgcattccag gagcaatcacggacgaacaaggctgctagacagaagcagccttacaatcatagtagcgggtccaagtcgtttctacaacgacagcatgagctcgctgaaagaagagggcagccggtcgatcgtgtggaattgttccgggaaacacacgttcgagctgggacattcgtgtcgcaagccgccgaggatgcgcat cctatcccagagggtagtcagccactctctgaggatgagatatgcgatcaggtgttgggtagacgaccaggctactcaaaaggccttggttggggacccaagccgaaggcccgcagaacggcaagtgcaagcagttcgtcgacatcttgttcgcagtccacacaaaaagagattgaattacaagctaaacttcatgaagctttggaacggattgaagtacaagatagaaatcaccaagcattagcttcacaagtggaagctatgaaaaagatgattgaagacctaactcgtgcacaacagggaccaccacatgatccctag
- the LOC127149120 gene encoding uncharacterized protein LOC127149120 isoform X1 produces the protein MSYRPSNFMETDDMFLQFEDDLDNNIAGGSSSVGDNTESSSQQTTPTPRRRAQSRLLELERHVAINGRIPMTIAPGAEKPISPHAVRFSQAIGVCVRKTFPVRCLKWTDVGREYIEVVKGDLQVIKCTTHLYMISFETYLTLANLMCYVCNVQRFFVLDFNDQAMNRFVEHQMLTTFKEFRADCHTHFKKYSDPEEARANPPNALVGRDEEWHFLCDHYISRAFQEQSRTNKAARQKQPYNHSSGSKSFLQRQHELAERRGQPVDRVELFRETHVRAGTFVSQAAEDAHNQMLELQSQPIPEGSQPLSEDEICDQVLGRRPGYSKGLGWGPKPKARRTASASSSSTSCSQSTQKEIELQAKLHEALERIEVQDRNHQALASQVEAMKKMIEDLTRAQQGPPHDP, from the exons atgtcatatcgaccatcaaattttatggagacggacgatatgttcctccagtttgaggacgatttagataataacatcgcgggagggtcatcatctgtgggcgacaatacgg agtcttcttctcaacaaacgactccgactcctaggagacgtgcgcagtctcgactcttggagttagagcgccacgttgcaataaatgggcgcattccgatgacgatcgcccctggagcggagaagcctatttctccacacgccgttcgcttcagccaggcgataggcgtgtgcgtgcgaaagacatttcccgtccgctgtcttaagtggacggacgttgggagagaatacattgaggtcgtcaagggcgacctccaggtaattaaatgcactacacatttatatatgatttcatttgaaacatatctaactttagccaatctaatgtgttatgtttgtaatgtgcagcgattctttgtgcttgatttcaatgatcaagcgatgaacaggtttgttgagcatcagatgctcacgacctttaaagagttccgggccgactgtcatacacatttcaaaaagtacagcgacccggaggaggctcgtgccaacccaccaaacgcattggttggacgtgatgaggaatggcacttcctctgcgaccattatatcagccgtgcattccag gagcaatcacggacgaacaaggctgctagacagaagcagccttacaatcatagtagcgggtccaagtcgtttctacaacgacagcatgagctcgctgaaagaagagggcagccggtcgatcgtgtggaattgttccgggaaacacacgttcgagctgggacattcgtgtcgcaagccgccgaggatgcgcat aatcaaatgctggaactccaatcccagcctatcccagagggtagtcagccactctctgaggatgagatatgcgatcaggtgttgggtagacgaccaggctactcaaaaggccttggttggggacccaagccgaaggcccgcagaacggcaagtgcaagcagttcgtcgacatcttgttcgcagtccacacaaaaagagattgaattacaagctaaacttcatgaagctttggaacggattgaagtacaagatagaaatcaccaagcattagcttcacaagtggaagctatgaaaaagatgattgaagacctaactcgtgcacaacagggaccaccacatgatccctag
- the LOC127149120 gene encoding uncharacterized protein LOC127149120 isoform X3, translated as MSYRPSNFMETDDMFLQFEDDLDNNIAGGSSSVGDNTESSSQQTTPTPRRRAQSRLLELERHVAINGRIPMTIAPGAEKPISPHAVRFSQAIGVCVRKTFPVRCLKWTDVGREYIEVVKGDLQRFFVLDFNDQAMNRFVEHQMLTTFKEFRADCHTHFKKYSDPEEARANPPNALVGRDEEWHFLCDHYISRAFQEQSRTNKAARQKQPYNHSSGSKSFLQRQHELAERRGQPVDRVELFRETHVRAGTFVSQAAEDAHNQMLELQSQPIPEGSQPLSEDEICDQVLGRRPGYSKGLGWGPKPKARRTASASSSSTSCSQSTQKEIELQAKLHEALERIEVQDRNHQALASQVEAMKKMIEDLTRAQQGPPHDP; from the exons atgtcatatcgaccatcaaattttatggagacggacgatatgttcctccagtttgaggacgatttagataataacatcgcgggagggtcatcatctgtgggcgacaatacgg agtcttcttctcaacaaacgactccgactcctaggagacgtgcgcagtctcgactcttggagttagagcgccacgttgcaataaatgggcgcattccgatgacgatcgcccctggagcggagaagcctatttctccacacgccgttcgcttcagccaggcgataggcgtgtgcgtgcgaaagacatttcccgtccgctgtcttaagtggacggacgttgggagagaatacattgaggtcgtcaagggcgacctccag cgattctttgtgcttgatttcaatgatcaagcgatgaacaggtttgttgagcatcagatgctcacgacctttaaagagttccgggccgactgtcatacacatttcaaaaagtacagcgacccggaggaggctcgtgccaacccaccaaacgcattggttggacgtgatgaggaatggcacttcctctgcgaccattatatcagccgtgcattccag gagcaatcacggacgaacaaggctgctagacagaagcagccttacaatcatagtagcgggtccaagtcgtttctacaacgacagcatgagctcgctgaaagaagagggcagccggtcgatcgtgtggaattgttccgggaaacacacgttcgagctgggacattcgtgtcgcaagccgccgaggatgcgcat aatcaaatgctggaactccaatcccagcctatcccagagggtagtcagccactctctgaggatgagatatgcgatcaggtgttgggtagacgaccaggctactcaaaaggccttggttggggacccaagccgaaggcccgcagaacggcaagtgcaagcagttcgtcgacatcttgttcgcagtccacacaaaaagagattgaattacaagctaaacttcatgaagctttggaacggattgaagtacaagatagaaatcaccaagcattagcttcacaagtggaagctatgaaaaagatgattgaagacctaactcgtgcacaacagggaccaccacatgatccctag